AGTGGGACGACGGGGCGGCGTGGGGCTCGAGCGGGTCGCCGGGGCTGCGGGGCGACATCCGCATCGGGATGAAGAACATCGACGGGGGCAGCGGGATCCTCGCGTACAACTCGTTCCCGGGGAGCGGCACGGGCGGGGACATGGTGCTTGACTCGTCGGAGAACTGGGCGAACTCGAGCGGGACGTACATCTTCCTGCGGAACATCGTGCAGCACGAGAACGGGCACGGGCTGGGGTTCGCGCACGTCTGCCCGTCGAACCAGACCAAGCTCATGGAGCCGTTCTACAGCTCCAACTACGACGGCGTGCGCCAGGACGACCTGCGCGCGGTGCACCAGAACTACGGGGACCCCAACGAGAGCAACAACTCCTCGGGCACGGCGACCGACCTGGGCACGCTGGGCGCTGGGACGACGACGAGCCTGGGCGCGATCCCGATCCCGTCGATCCCCGGGGGCGCGCTGCTGAGCCTGCACTCGGCGGACGTTGACTACTACAAGGTGACCCTGACCGAGCCGCGCCTGGTGAACATCACCGTGACGCCGGCGGGCACGTCGTACACGGACGTGGACCAGAACGGGGACGGATCGTGCCAGTCGTCGGGAACGACGACGAACGCGCTGGCGACGGCGGACATGGTGCTGCGGGCGTTCTCGTCGAACGGGACGACGGAACTGCGCCTGCGGGACGCGACGGCGGCTGGGGCGGCCGAGACGATCACGGGGCTGCTGCTCAGCAACGGGGTGAGTTTCGTGAGCGTGTCGCCGGACCCGGTGAACACGCAGACGCAGTGCTACACCTTCTCGATCACGGTGACGACCACGAACCTGGCGTGCAGCGCGACGGACGGGACGCTGTCGGACCGGGTGCGGATCACCTGGCCGAGCGTGCCGGACTCGACGGGGTACATCGTGATGCGCAACACGGTGAACCAGACGTCGGGCTCGACGCAGGTGGGGCAGGTGGACAGTGCCACGACGACGTTCGATGACCTGACGGCGGCGCCGGGCACGACGTACTACTACTTCGTGCGGGCGGCCCAGACCGGCAGCACGATCTACCGGTACATGACGATCACGGGCAACGCCGGGTTCGTGGGGGCCGCGAACCAGCCGCCGTCGGCGAACGCCGGGGCGGACATCGTGCTGCAGGACGCCGACGACAACCAGGTGGAGGGCACGACGCTCGACGGGTCGGCGAGCATGGACGCCGACGGGACGATCGTGAACTACCTGTGGCAGGAGAACGGGATGACGCTGGGCACGGGTCCCCTGCCGACGCTCTTCCAGAACTTCACGGCGGGCGTGCACACGGTGACGCTCACCGTCACGGACAACTCGAACGCGACGGATTCGGACGACGTGCTGGTGACGGTGAACCGCCGGCCGCTGGCGAACGCCGGCGCGGACGCGGTGGTCGACGACATCGGCGACACCGGCTCGGAGCCTGTGACGCTCGACGGGTCGGCGAGCACCGACCCCGACGGGACGGTCGTGAACTACCTGTGGCAGGAGAACGGTTCGACGCTCGCCGACGGGCCGGACGCCACCCCGACGGTGGACCTGGCGTGGGGCGCGCACCTCATCACCCTGACGGTGACGGACAACCTGGGTGGCGTGCACACCGACAGCCTCGCGGTCTTTGTGAACCGGGTGCCGGTCGCGAACGCCGGGCCGGACCAGCTCGTGCTCGACGCGGACGCCTCGGGATCTGAGATGGTGACGCTCGACGCCTCGGCGAGCACCGACGCGGACGGGACGATCACGAACTACCTGTGGCAGGACGGCGCCTCGACGCTGGCGACCGGGCCGAGCGCGCAGGCGACGGTGGACCTGGGCGTGGGCGTGCACGTCATCACGCTGACGGTGACGGACAACCGCGGGTCGCAGTCGTCGGACGTGGTGATCGTGACGGTGGAGTCGCCCGGCTCGCCGTGCGACCCGGACTTCAACGGCGACGGGAACGTGGATCAGGACGACGTGGCGTGCCTGTCGCAGGTGGTGGCCGGAGACCCGAGCTGCTCGGGCGCGGATCCGGACTTCAACCGCGACGGGAACGTGGACCAGGACGACATCGCCTCGCTGACGCAGGTGGTTGCCGGGGAGCCGTGCCCGTAGAAGCCGAGGGGGTCGGACTAGTTCTCGGACACGGGGCACGCGCAAAGTTCGCGCGCAAGTTCCAAGAACCTGTTGGCTCGGGGAATCCCTTCGGGTACACTGGCCCGCCGGGGGGGAGGATCGCCGGGTCCGGTCCGAAGGTATTTACGGGAGAGAGAGATATGACCCTTGTGCGTGGAGTGGTGGCGTGCGCGCTCGCGGTGGCCGCGTCGAGCGCTTTCGGGCAGGTGTTCGGCGTGGAACTCGTGCAGAACGGCGGAGCGGAGGCCGGGGCGGCGTCGCCGGACGGCTCGCAGCCGGTGCCGGCGATTCCTGGCTGGACGTTCACGGGCGTGAACGTGGTCGCGTACGGCACGCCGGGGGGGATGTTCCCGACGGCGGCCTCGCCCGGCCCGGTGGCGCGGGGGGCGCAGTTCTTCAGCGGGGGCAACGACAACGACTTCGCGAACGCGTCGCAGAGCATCGACGTGAGCGCGGGCGCGGGCGACATCGACGACGGTCTGGTCACGTTCTCGATGTCCGGCTGGCTGGGCGGCACGGGCACGCAGAACGACGTGGCGCAGCTGGCGGCGGTCTTCAACGACGGCGCGGGCCAGAGCATCGGCACCACGACGCTCGTCGGGCCCTTCGCGTTCGAGCGGGGCGGGGTGACGGGCATGCAGCTGCGCGAAGCGACCGGCCCGCTCCCTCCGGGGACGCGCGCCATCACGCTGGTCGTGTCGATGGTGCGCACCGAGGGGGTGTACAACAACGGGTTCGCCGACAACGTGTCGCTCACGCTCACGACGACGGGCGTGCCCTGCGAGCCCGACTTCAACCAGGACGGCAACGTGGATCAGGACGACCTGGCCTGCCTGGCGCAGGTCGTTGCGGGCGATCCGTCGTGCTCGGACGCGGACCCGGACTTCAACGGCGACGGGAACGTGGACCAGGACGACATCTCGTCGCTCGCGCAGGTCGTCGCGGGCGCACCGTGCCCGTGAGATGAGGCGGCGGGGCGTCCGGGGTCGGAGGCGCCCCGCCGGGGTTGTCATGAGCCCATCGCGCGAACGACGGGCGCACAGGAGCGGGTCGATGCGTCGAGCGCTGGCGAGGGCGGCGGGGGTGGTTGTGCTGGCGTGCGCGGCGGTGCCCGCGCAGGCCCAGTGGCGATTCGCGACCTGGAACATCACCGACTTCAACGGCGGGCGCAGCGCCGCGATCCAGACCGCGGTGTACGACTCGTTCCAGGGGCGAAGGTTCGCGCCCGACGTGCTGTGCGTGCAGGAGGTGGAGAGCGCGAGCGCCGCGTCGTCGCTGCTGCTGACCCTGAACACGGACCCCGACGGGCCGGGCGACTGGGCGCTCGCCGCGTTCATCAACGGGCCTGATACCGAGTCGATCCTGCTCTACCGCACGAGCAAGGCGGTGCTCGTGCGGAACACGACGATCGTCGCCCGCGCGGACGGCACCACGGCGGACCAGCCCCGGCACACGTACCGGTGGGACCTGCGCCCCGTGGGCTACGGCGCCACGCCCGGGGTCACCATCGGCGTCTACGGCACGCACATGAAGTCGAACGACACGGCGGCCGACCAGGCGCGCCGGCTCATCGAGGCGACGGACATCCGCGACAACGCCGAGGGCATCGACACCGAGGGCCCCGGCACGGGACTGCCCGCGGGGTACGCCTTCCTGCTCATGGGCGACTTCAACATTCAGACGGCGTCGCAGGCGGCGTACGTGGAGCTCACGGGCTCGCAAGCGAACAACACCGGGCGATTCTTCGATCCCATCCGCCAGGCCGGTGGTTGGAACAACAGTTCAACGTACCGGATGATCCACACGCAGGACCCGGTGGGCGCCGGGGGCATGGACGACCGGCTCGACCAGATTCTCCTGGGACCGACCCTGCTGGACCAGGCGGGGCTGGACTACATCGGAACGCTGCTGGGCCCGCAGAATCCGATCGCGTGGAACCTCAACACGTTCCAGGATCCCAACCACTCGTACCGGTGCTGGGGGAACGACGGCACGAGCTACAACGAAGCGCTGAACATTTCGGCCAACGCGATGGTGGGTCCGGTGATCGCGCAGGCGCTGGTCGACGTGACGGGCGGGACGAGCGGGCACCTGCCGGTGTTCCTCGACCTGCGGGTGCCGGCGAAGGCCGCGACGACGGCGTCGCTGGACTTCGGCACCGTGGCGCAGGGCTCGAGCGCGCCCGCGCGGACGCTGACGGTGACCAACTCGGGCGATGTGAACCTGTGGACGACGGCGGGCATCGCGACGCTGACGTACTCGATGGCGGCGTCGCCCGGGTTCTCGGCCCCGGGGGGCGCCTTCTCCGAGCCCCCGGGGGGCGGGTCGAACTCGCACACGATCTCGATGAGCACGGCGACGGCGGGGCCCAAGGTCGGCTCGGTGGTGCTCACCACCAACGATCCGGACCGCCCGACCATCATCGTGACGCTGACGGGCGTGGTGACGCCGCCGAATGTGAACCCGGTCGCGCGGGCGGGCGACGACCAGGTGGTGGCGGACGCCGACGGGTCGGGGAGCGAGATCGTGTTCGTCGACGGCTCGGCGAGCACGGACTCGGACGGGACGATCGTCGAGTTCCGGTGGTCGGAAGGCTCGACGGTGCTGGCGCAGGGCCCGTCGGCGATGGCGAACTTCCCGCTCTCGGTGGGCGTGCACACGCTGACGCTGCTCGTGACCGACGACGACGGCGGGAGCGACACCGACGAGGTGGTCGTCGAGGTGCTGCCCGGGTGTGATCCGGACTTCAACCGCGACGGGAATGTCGATCAGGACGACGTGTCGTGCCTGGCGCAGGCGGTCGCGGGCGACCCGACGTGCTCGGACGCGGACCCGGACTTCAACCGCGACGGGAACGTGGACCAGGACGACATCGAGGCGCTGACGCAGGCGGTGGCGGGCGCGGGCTGCCCGTGATCGGGCCAGGCTGGTAGGCTGCGCCGCATGATGCGAGCAACCGGACCGGTTCGGGCGTGGGCGATTCTGTGCGCACTGGCGGGCGGCGTGGTGTTCGGCGGGCAGCCGGGGGCGGCGCCGGCGCCGGAGCGCGCGCGGCCGATGCCGCGGACGCCCAGCGCGTACGACGCGCGGGACGACGTGTTCTATCACTTCATGCCCATCGCGTGGCGGTGGGGCGAGCCGGCGGGAGCGGTTCCGGACGTCGCGCGCGAGCACCGTTTCGGCAACTTCGCGGGGATGATCGACTCGCTGGCGTACCTGGAATCGCTGGGCGTGACGGGGGTGTGGATCAACCCGGTGTTTCCGAGCCGCGCGTACCACGGGTATCAGCACGGCGAGGCGGACCGCATCAACCCGTGGTTCGGGACGGAGGAAGAGTTTCTCGCGTTCGTCGGGGCGGCGCGGCAGCGCGGGATCAAGGTGTACGTGGATCTCGTGGCGTACGGCATTTCGCAGGATTCGGCGTACTTCACGAACTCGCGGGGCGCGCCCGAGCACCCCGACGGCGGGATGCTCGCGTACACCGACGCGGGGCGGACGCAGTTCACCGGGTACTCGTTCCGGACGTGGACGGGCGAACGCATCGGGTTCGTGAACTGGGACCTGCGCGATGCGCGGGCGCGCGACCTGGTGATCGGCTGGTCGAAGCGCTGGCTGGACCCCAACGGCGACGGCGATGTATCCGACGGGATCGCGGGGTACCGGCTCGATCATGTCTGGGCGCGGTACGACAAGGGGCCCGACGGGCTGGGGTACAACATCGATGACTTCTGGCGCGCCTGGCGGGCGGGGCTGGAGACGGTGAACCCGCAGGTGTTCACCTTCGCCGAGCAGGCGAAGTGGGAGACCAGCGGGGCGGACCTCTTGGCCACCGGCGACGGCGCGAACGCGCACGACGCGGCGTTCACGAAGGTGTTCGAGATGGCGGCGCGCGAGGCGCTGCGGCGCGGGAAGGCCAAGCCCCTGATCGACGCGATGGAGCGGACGGTGCGCGAGTGCCCACCCGGGCGGACGTTCCTGGCGATCATCGGCGACCACGACGTGGACCGGCTGGCGAGCGCGATCGGCGCGGACCGGGCGGAGACGCTGGGGCGCGCGAGGGCGGCGGCGGCGGTGCTGCTGCTGCAGCCCTTCCCGCCCGTGCTGTACTACGGCGATGAGATCGGGATGCTCGGAAAGGCGGGGAACTTCGGGTCCGACGCGAACGACATTCCGCGCCGTGAGCCCATGAAGTGGCTGGCGGCGCACGGCGCGCCGATGCCCGACTACGCGCGCCTGCACGCGGGCGTGTGGGAGAAGCGGTACTCGCACGATCACGACGGGCGCAGCGTGGAAGAACAGGCGGGGGTCGAGGGGTCGCTGCTGGAGACGTACCGGGCGCTCGTCCGGGCGCGGCGTGCGGACATCGTGCTGCGCCGGGGGTCGTACGAGACGGTGGCGGTGGACGACCCCGGCGTGTGGGTGTTCCGCCGGTCGCTCGCGGGGGAGGGGTCGCGCCTGGTGGCGATCAACCTGGGCGGGACGGACGCTGGCGTGCGGGTGGGCGGGCGGACGATTGTCGTGCCGGCGTACGGGCACGTGGTGGAGCGCGAGTAAGCGCGGCGGCGGTACGATGCCCGCTCATGCTGCGGCTCCCGCGCACCCTCTGGCTGTCATACGCGACGGACCTGCTTCGCCTGCTGTCGCTGACGGCGGGCGTGCTCGTCACCATCATCGCCTTCGCGGGCGCGATCAAGCCGATCTCGGACGGGCTGCTGTCCTCGGCCGACGCGCTGCGCTTCGTGCTGCTGGCGATGCCCCCGATGCTCGCGTACGCGCTGCCCTTCGCCGGCGGGTTCGCCTCGACCCTGGTCTACCACCGCATCGCGACCGACCTCGAGGCGACGGCGGCGTACGCGGGCGGGCTGTCGCACCGCGCGGTGCTCGCGCCGGCGGCGGGGGTCGCCATCGGCTGCGCCTTGCTGCTCTCGACGCTCAACGAGATCGTCATCCCGCGGTTCCTGATGGAGATGCAGCGGCTCATCACCGTGGACGTCGCGCGCCTCGTGGGGCAGCAGGTGGCGCGGGGGCAGTCGGTCTCGTTCGGGAACGTCATGATCCACGCCGACCGGGTGCAGAACGTCCGCCCGGAGGACGGCGTGCTCGACGCGCTGCTCCTGAGCGGGTTCGGCGCGGTGGAGCTGCGCGACGGAACGCCCACGACGGAGGTGACCTCGGCCCGGGCCACGCTGTGGCTGCTCCCCGGCGCGACGAGCGCCGACAGCGACCTGCCGGCGTCGCGCGATGACGAGGGGCGGACGCGCGTGGTGCTGGAGCTCACGGACGTGGTGGCGGCGCGCGAGAGCGGCGGGATCGGCGTGTTCTCCGACACGCGGGTGAGCTGGGTGGTGCCCAACACCTTCCGCGACAACGTGAAGTTCCTGAGTTGGCGCGACCTCGCGACCATCCGCGATACCCCCGAGCGGCTGAACTGGATCGACCCCAAGCGCAAGGCGCTGGCGCTCACGCTCGCGCGCGTCCGGGCGGGGGAGGCCATCGAGGCGGTGCTGCGCGACGCGGGCGGGGTGGAGCTCGCGGACGATCGCGGCGGGTCGGTGCGCGTGCGGGCCGGGGACGTGACGCGAGAGGACGGGCGCCTGCGCCTGGCGGCGCCGGCGGGCGGCGCGATCGAGGTCCGCACGACCAAGGCGGGCGGGGGCGAAGACGCGATCCGCGCGGCGGGGGGGTGGCTGGAGTTCGAGGACCAGCAGGCCGCCCTCGACCCGCGGGTGCGGCTGCGGCTGGAGCTGGAGGGCGTGCAGGCGGGCGCGGGGGCGGCGGCCCGGCCGACGATGGCGATCGCCGGGCTCGAGCCCCGCGAGTCGGCGCTGCGCGAGCTGCTGGCGATGGGCTCGCGCGAACTGCTGAACGTGGCGCGGGCGCGGGGCGACGGCCCGGACGCGGACCCGGACCTGCGCGACAAGATGTACGGCCCGCACGGGCTGTCGGGGGCGCTCAAGCGCCTCGACCACGACGTGATGGCGAAGCGCCACGAGCGCCTGGCGCTGGCGGCGTCGTGCGCGGTGATGGTGCTGTGCGGGGCGGTGATGGCGCTGCGCCTGTCCACGCGCTCGCCCCTGGCGGTGTACCTGTTCTCGTTCTTCCCGGCGCTCGCGTGCCTGGTGACGATCAGCGGCGGGCAGCAGGTGACGGTGAAGCAGGGCGCGCCCGGGCTCATCCTGATGTGGAGCGGGGTGGGCGGGCTCGCGCTCTTCACGTTCTGGGTGTACCGGCGCCTGGCGCGCCACTAGCGGAGATCCCTGCGTGCGCGATTCTTCGCTGGGAGCGGTGCCGGTCGGCGCGTGGGCGCGGTGGGCCGGGCGCGCGGGCAGCGCCGCGTGGTTCATCGTGCTGGTGACGGCGGCGCGCCTGGTGTACCTGTTCTTCTTCTGTCCCTACTCGCTCATCGAGGACGAGGCGCACTACTGGGAGTGGAGCCGGCGGCTGGCGCTCAGTTACTACACCAAGGGGCCGGGCATCGCCTGGGCGATCCGCGGGGCGACGGAGCTCTTCGGCGATGTCGAAGGGGCCGTGCGCCTGCCGGCGGTCGTCTGCGGCGCGATCGCGGGCGCGGGCGTGGCGATGCTGGCGCACGGGGCCATCCCCGATCGTCGGGCGGCGTTCATTGCGGCGGCGTGCTTCATGCTCACGCCCATCTTCCAGATCACCGGGCTGATCGTCACGATCGACGGCCCGCTGACCGCCGCGTGGACCATCGGCGCCTGGGGCGCCTGGCGGGCCCTGGTGCGCGACGACCCGCGCGGGTGGCTCGTGCTCGGGGCGGCGGTGGGCGTCGGCTGCCTGTTCAAGTACACCACGCTGCTGCTCCCCCTGGGCGTGTTCGCGGCGGCGAACGTCACGGGCCTGCGGGTGCGGCGGCATGTGCCGGCCATGCTCGGCGGGGCCGCCTTGTGCGCGGTCGGGCTGCTGCCCGTCATCGTGTGGAACGCGCGCAACGACTGGGCGACGATCGCGCACCTGCTGGGGCACCTGGGCGTGAAGGGCGGGGACATGCCGGTGACGCAGGGGCGCGACGGGTGGTCGTACTCGCCCCTGTGGACGCTGTCGTTCCTGGGCACGCAGGCGGCGCTGCTGGGCCCGGTGCTCATCCTCGGGGTGCTGGGCGCGCTCGACGCGTGGCGGGCGCGCACGGCCGACCCCGCGCGCTGGCGGCGCGAGGGCGCGCTCGCGGCGATGGGGATGCCGGTGTTCCTGTTCTACTTTCTCGTGAGCTTCCTGACCGAGCCCGAGGGCAACTGGGCGCTCGCGGGCGGGCTGACGTTCGTGCCGCTGGCGGCGGGGCGGGTGCTGCGCGGCATGGACGACTGGCTCGCGCGGGTGCGCGCGTGGCGGGCGAGCCCCTCGCCGCGTCCCCGCATGGGCGTGCTCGTGCGCCGCCCGGAGACGCCGACGCAGGTGCTGTGGATGATCCTGCTGTGCGGGGGCCTCGTGGTCGCGGTGGGCTCGCTGCGACTGGACCTCCTGGCGCGCCTGCCGCGGGTCGGGCGGTACATCCCGGTGCACCGCTTCACGGGCGCGGAGCGCATGGCGGCGCACGTGGACCGCTTGCGGGCGGAGGTGCGCGATGAGACGGGCGCGGAGCCGTTCGTGGTGGCGATGCACTACGGGCGGGCGAGCCAGATGGCCTTCTACCTGCCCGGGCATCCCGTCGTCTACTGTGCGACATCGGTGATCCTCGGGGGGCGGCACACGCAGTACGACTACTGGCCCGACACGGACCTGCGGCGAGACCTGGGCCTGCGCGGGCGCCCGAGCGTGATGCTCGGCGGCACGCGCGAGGCCTGGTCGCTGGTGTTCGCACGCGTGCGCGAGATCGGCCGGCTGGACGCCGACGGCAAGAAGGACCGCCCGGTGTTCATCGGCGAGGACTTCCTGTTCACGAGCTTCGACCGCAACCCCGCGATGGGACGCGATCTCACGACCAATCCAAAAGCGGGGCCGGCGCAAGGGCCTTCGCCCGATCGCGTGCCGGAGCCCGTGCCGGAGCCGCTGCCGTGAGGTTTCTGACGCCCCATGACCGGCGCGTCCGCCGTCGCCGACGCCTGCTGCTGGCGGCGGCGTTCCTGCTCGGGCTCATCGTGCTGACGCTGCTGGATCGCGCGATCTTCGAGGCCCTGCGCGTGGCGGACCGCCCGCGCCTCGAGCGGCGCGACTGGTACCAGTTCCTGCGGGCGCTCGGGTACGCACCGACGTGGATCGCCGTGGGCGCGGTGCTCATCGCGTGCGACGCCGCGGCCCGGCGCATGCACGCGGCCCGACCCGCGCACGCGGCCCGGCGGGGCGCGCTCACCATCCTCGGGGCGCTCCTCGGGGGCGGGCTGGCCGAACTGCTCAAGGTGGTGGTGGCGCGCCAGCGCCCGATCAACAACGGCGTGGCCGACGGCGCGTACGTGTGGGGTTACCCGTTCGAGGCCCTCGCCGGGGGCGGCAACTACGGGCTCGCGTCGAGCCACGCGGGCGTCGCGTTCGGGGCGGCGTTCGTGCTCGCGCGCGTCGCGCCCGGCAGCGGCTGGGTGCTGATCCCCCTGGCGATCGGCTGCGGCGTGTCGCGCCTGCTGACGGGCGCCCACTTCGCCACCGACGTGTACGTCGCCGCGTGGCTCAGCGGTGTCATCGCGGCGGCGTTGTGCGGGCGGTTCGGCGAAGGGCGGGCGGCATGAGGACGCTGGACCGGTACATCGCGTGGCACTACATCGTGAACATCGCGATGCTGTTCACCTTCCTGTTCTCGGTGATCATCGTGATCGACTTCTCGCTGAACTTCGACGAGTTCATCGAGATCGCCGGCAGGATCGCGCGCGAGCGCGGCTGGGAGAAGAGCCGCGTGCGCGAGGCGCTGCTGGCGTTCGCGCTCGTGCTCGACCTGTGGTGGCCCCGGCTCTTCCAGTTGTTCCATTACCTCGCGGGCGTCGTGATCGTCGGCGGCATGGGCTTCACGTGCGCGCAGATGGTGCGCCACCGCGAGTTCGTCGCGATCCTGGCGGGGGGCATCAGCCTGCAGCGGGCGGCCAGGCCCCTGGTGCTGGTGGCGCTGGGCGTCGTCACGCTGCAGGCGATCAACGCGGAGGTGATCTTGCCTCGCCTGGCGCCGATGCTCACGCGCGACAAGAAAGAGGCCGGCACGCGCGGGCTGGGCGAGACGCGCCAGCCCCTGACGGCCGACGGCGCGGGACGCCTGTTCTACGCGCGGCGGGTGGACCTGGACGCGGGCGTCGTCGAGGGGCTGTGGGTGTGGGAGCGCGACGGGCGCGGGCTCATGACGCGGCGCATCACCGCGCAGAAAGCAACATGGGCCGGCGACCACTGGCAGCTCGACGCGGGCGTCGTCGAAACACCCGGCGACCTCGGCGCGAGCGGGCGGCGTGTGACCACGCCTCTGTCGCGCCTCGACACCGACCTCGACCCCACCGCGATGCGCCTACGCCGCTTCGAGGGATACAGCCACAACCTGTCGAGCGCGCACCTGACGGAACTGGTGGATCGCCTCAAGGCCCAGCCGCGCCCGCCCACGCAGCGCATCGAAACGCTGGAGCGCATCCGCTCGGGGCGGTACGCGATCATGCTCGCGAACGTGCTGACGCTGCTGGTGTGCCTGCCGTTCTTCCTGCGGCGTGAGCCCACGGGCCTGCTGCGCCAGAGCATCAAGTGCGCGCCCGTCGCGTTCGGCGCGATCCTCGGCACGGGCGTGGGCGTGACGGCGGCGGTGCCGGGCCTGCCGGCGTGGCTGGGCGTGTTCGTGCCGGTGCTGATCCTCGTGCCGCTAGCGACCGCGGCGATGTCGAGCGTGAAGACGTAGCACGTCACGACGTGCGGCCACGTTCAGGGTGAAGTCTTCGTGAAGTCGCGCGAGTCTGCGGCGTTCGCGGTACATGTGCCGATGCGAATGAGGTACAACGGAGTCACCCCATGAAGCATTCATCGGCTCATCATCGGTCCAGCGGCACGATCGTCGCACTCGGCGCGTGCAGGCGCGGCATTGACGGCGCATCACGTCTTGGCTTCACGGTCCTCGCGTGGCTGGCCGCCCTGGCCGTCGCACTCGCTGCGCCGGTTGCACAGGCCCAGCCCGTACCGGACTACGGCTTCGAGTGGCGGGCGATTCGAGATCCGGGCAACCCGGCGGCGTCGGGAGATCGGTTTCCCGGGTTCCCGCGGGACGGGATTCCCGAGGCCGGGCGCGTCGATTACGAGTTTCGTCTGACGCGTACCGAGATCACCGCGACGCAGTGGTTTGAGTTTGTAGACGCGTACTCGCGGTTCAACCCGGTGCAGGGGTCGCTGGCCGCGTCGCTCGGCGGCAGGCATCTAATCCGTATTCCGGACTCCGGCGACCCGCGCGGCTACCGGTGGGAAGTACTCGCCGACGCGCTC
The sequence above is drawn from the Planctomycetota bacterium genome and encodes:
- a CDS encoding phosphatase PAP2 family protein, whose product is MRFLTPHDRRVRRRRRLLLAAAFLLGLIVLTLLDRAIFEALRVADRPRLERRDWYQFLRALGYAPTWIAVGAVLIACDAAARRMHAARPAHAARRGALTILGALLGGGLAELLKVVVARQRPINNGVADGAYVWGYPFEALAGGGNYGLASSHAGVAFGAAFVLARVAPGSGWVLIPLAIGCGVSRLLTGAHFATDVYVAAWLSGVIAAALCGRFGEGRAA
- a CDS encoding LptF/LptG family permease, whose amino-acid sequence is MRTLDRYIAWHYIVNIAMLFTFLFSVIIVIDFSLNFDEFIEIAGRIARERGWEKSRVREALLAFALVLDLWWPRLFQLFHYLAGVVIVGGMGFTCAQMVRHREFVAILAGGISLQRAARPLVLVALGVVTLQAINAEVILPRLAPMLTRDKKEAGTRGLGETRQPLTADGAGRLFYARRVDLDAGVVEGLWVWERDGRGLMTRRITAQKATWAGDHWQLDAGVVETPGDLGASGRRVTTPLSRLDTDLDPTAMRLRRFEGYSHNLSSAHLTELVDRLKAQPRPPTQRIETLERIRSGRYAIMLANVLTLLVCLPFFLRREPTGLLRQSIKCAPVAFGAILGTGVGVTAAVPGLPAWLGVFVPVLILVPLATAAMSSVKT